The proteins below are encoded in one region of Dioscorea cayenensis subsp. rotundata cultivar TDr96_F1 chromosome 18, TDr96_F1_v2_PseudoChromosome.rev07_lg8_w22 25.fasta, whole genome shotgun sequence:
- the LOC120281794 gene encoding thaumatin-like protein, with protein sequence MQARLSLILPLLILSLYNNAASTQASTLALYNKCKQTVWPGIQPSAGKPILARGGFRLLPNQAYSIRLPPNWSGRIWGRQDCFFDPATNRGRCATGDCGGSLYCNGAGGVPPATLAEITLGAQDFYDVSLVDGYNLAISMTPFRGKGKCGYAGCVSDLNEVCPAGLAVRSGRDNRVVACRSACSAFGSPKYCCTGSFGSPQQCKPTAYSKLFKAACPRAYSYAYDDPTSIVTCTGGSYLVTFCPHH encoded by the coding sequence ATGCAGGCCAGACTCAGCCTCATTCTCCCACTGCTCATCCTCTCCCTCTACAATAATGCAGCATCAACCCAAGCTAGCACACTAGCTCTCTACAACAAGTGCAAGCAAACAGTCTGGCCAGGTATCCAACCAAGCGCAGGCAAACCCATTCTAGCACGAGGTGGCTTTCGCCTCCTCCCCAACCAAGCCTACTCCATCCGCCTCCCGCCCAACTGGTCCGGCCGGATCTGGGGCCGCCAAGACTGTTTCTTCGATCCAGCCACTAACCGCGGCCGGTGTGCAACGGGCGACTGCGGCGGCTCCCTCTACTGCAACGGCGCTGGCGGTGTCCCTCCCGCAACTCTCGCTGAGATCACCCTTGGAGCCCAAGACTTCTACGACGTCAGCCTCGTCGACGGCTACAACCTCGCCATTTCGATGACGCCCTTCAGAGGTAAAGGCAAGTGTGGGTATGCTGGTTGTGTCAGTGATCTCAATGAGGTTTGTCCAGCGGGGTTGGCCGTGCGCTCGGGGAGGGATAACCGAGTGGTCGCGTGCCGTAGCGCTTGCTCGGCGTTTGGCTCGCCCAAGTATTGTTGCACTGGGAGCTTCGGTAGCCCGCAGCAGTGTAAACCGACTGCTTACTCTAAGCTCTTCAAGGCTGCTTGCCCTCGTGCTTACTCTTACGCTTATGATGATCCTACTAGCATTGTTACTTGCACTGGTGGTAGCTACCTTGTTACCTTTTGTCCTCATCACTGA